The Brucella anthropi ATCC 49188 genome window below encodes:
- a CDS encoding ABC transporter ATP-binding protein — protein MLDQVRDNYIQVADVDKRYGGKEGLLVLENINLDIKKGEFVSILGPSGCGKSTLLKCIAGLEPISGGGISTRGQVINGPPDGLGMVFQRDMLLDWRTILENVLFTVEIKGKVTAETKTRASAQLARFGLGGYENKRPWELSGGMRQRASICRALLTDPDILLMDEPFGALDAMTRDDLNVEVARIWQETHKTILFITHSISEAVFLSDRVVILDRHPGRIVEILDIDLPRPRELLVRETPEFGRYSGHIRQVFTKLGIFKNA, from the coding sequence ATGCTTGATCAGGTCAGAGACAACTACATCCAGGTTGCCGACGTCGACAAGCGCTATGGCGGCAAAGAGGGTTTGCTCGTTCTAGAGAACATAAACCTCGACATAAAGAAGGGTGAATTCGTCAGTATCCTCGGTCCCAGCGGCTGCGGCAAAAGCACCTTGCTCAAGTGCATCGCCGGGCTGGAACCAATTTCCGGAGGTGGCATATCCACTCGCGGGCAGGTCATCAATGGTCCGCCGGACGGTCTTGGAATGGTGTTTCAGCGGGACATGCTCCTCGATTGGCGCACCATCCTCGAAAACGTTCTTTTCACGGTCGAAATCAAAGGCAAGGTAACTGCTGAGACGAAGACGCGGGCCAGCGCGCAACTCGCTCGCTTCGGTCTCGGCGGATATGAAAACAAGCGGCCATGGGAGTTGTCAGGTGGTATGCGCCAGAGAGCATCAATCTGTAGAGCCCTCCTGACAGATCCCGACATTCTCCTGATGGATGAACCGTTCGGAGCGCTTGACGCCATGACACGTGACGACCTCAACGTGGAGGTGGCGCGCATCTGGCAGGAGACGCACAAGACGATCCTCTTCATCACGCACAGCATCAGCGAAGCAGTTTTCCTCTCGGATCGCGTGGTGATCCTTGATCGGCATCCCGGGCGGATCGTGGAAATCCTCGATATCGACCTCCCACGTCCACGCGAACTGTTAGTGCGGGAGACCCCGGAATTTGGCCGTTATAGCGGTCACATCCGCCAGGTGTTCACGAAGCTGGGGATTTTCAAGAATGCGTGA
- a CDS encoding ABC transporter permease, with protein MRDKTSIAARLLPGFVMLVSALAVWELSVRFFAISPILLPSPSAVWAEFWRMPSFFLYNAGVTLAVTLIGFLLAMVFGVLLAIVIVSSKTLERPVFSFLVALNSVPKVALAPLFVVWMGIGPEPKIAIAVMLAIFAIVIDTVLGLRSVDPDMVNLARVGRASKWQILTKIRLPCALPSMFAGLKVAISLALIGAIIGEFVGGSSGLGFAILSAQGQFDTPGLFVSLALLIAMGSLLFNIMEGIERLSIPWHTSVRSH; from the coding sequence ATGCGTGACAAGACATCAATCGCCGCTCGCTTACTTCCAGGCTTCGTTATGCTGGTTTCCGCACTGGCTGTCTGGGAGTTGTCCGTAAGGTTCTTTGCGATTTCGCCGATCCTGCTCCCGTCCCCATCGGCGGTTTGGGCGGAGTTCTGGAGAATGCCATCATTCTTTCTGTACAATGCAGGGGTGACCTTGGCCGTAACCCTGATCGGTTTTCTTCTTGCGATGGTTTTCGGGGTTCTGTTGGCAATCGTCATCGTATCGTCGAAGACGCTTGAACGACCAGTATTTTCCTTCCTCGTGGCGCTGAACTCAGTACCTAAAGTCGCACTGGCGCCGCTTTTTGTGGTCTGGATGGGTATAGGGCCGGAACCGAAAATTGCCATTGCGGTCATGCTTGCGATCTTCGCCATCGTAATCGACACGGTTCTTGGCCTTCGATCCGTCGACCCCGACATGGTCAATCTGGCGCGCGTCGGCCGCGCCAGCAAGTGGCAAATTCTCACGAAAATCCGGCTTCCCTGTGCTTTGCCGAGCATGTTCGCCGGGCTGAAGGTGGCGATCTCGCTAGCGCTGATCGGGGCGATCATCGGTGAGTTTGTCGGCGGCTCTTCAGGGCTCGGATTCGCAATTCTCTCGGCGCAAGGGCAATTCGATACGCCCGGCCTGTTCGTCAGTCTGGCGCTCCTCATCGCAATGGGATCGCTGTTGTTCAACATCATGGAAGGGATAGAGCGGCTGTCAATCCCTTGGCATACGTCAGTCCGCTCTCACTGA